A genomic region of Calditrichota bacterium contains the following coding sequences:
- the fliE gene encoding flagellar hook-basal body complex protein FliE — protein sequence MLQKIQSLPGGVIPGDGIQKTTFQKPEGESFDNTLKGFIDEVNKLQLDAGESINKLAAGEINDVHDVMVAVEKASTSFELMMQIRNKILDAYREVMRTQV from the coding sequence ATGCTTCAAAAGATACAGTCATTACCCGGCGGCGTGATACCCGGTGACGGAATTCAGAAGACAACCTTTCAAAAACCGGAAGGGGAAAGTTTCGACAACACCCTGAAAGGCTTTATTGATGAAGTTAATAAACTTCAGCTGGATGCCGGAGAATCCATTAATAAATTAGCGGCGGGCGAAATTAACGATGTCCACGATGTCATGGTTGCCGTTGAAAAGGCTTCTACAAGCTTTGAATTAATGATGCAAATCCGAAATAAAATTCTTGATGCCTATCGTGAAGTGATGCGGACACAAGTGTGA
- the flgB gene encoding flagellar basal body rod protein FlgB has translation MILKSLFSRIHVPVLKRSLDAASLRQTTIASNLANIETPNYRRKEVVFESELQKALDPEKLSGVVTNPKHIQIGRTDLNNVQPKVIVDKTRTKASGVNNVDVDQEISSLAKNQLYYAFSAKLISIQFNRIKEAINERTR, from the coding sequence ATGATTTTGAAAAGCTTATTTTCACGTATTCACGTTCCCGTTTTAAAGCGCTCACTGGATGCGGCGTCGTTGCGTCAGACAACCATTGCCAGTAATCTGGCAAATATTGAAACGCCGAACTACCGCCGCAAAGAGGTTGTTTTTGAGTCTGAGCTTCAAAAGGCCCTGGATCCCGAAAAATTATCCGGGGTGGTAACGAATCCGAAACACATCCAAATCGGGAGGACGGATCTTAATAATGTTCAACCCAAAGTCATAGTGGACAAGACACGCACAAAGGCCAGTGGTGTGAACAATGTGGATGTGGACCAGGAAATATCGAGTCTGGCGAAAAATCAGCTTTATTACGCCTTTTCCGCAAAATTGATTTCCATTCAGTTCAATCGCATAAAAGAAGCCATCAATGAACGAACACGGTAA
- the flgC gene encoding flagellar basal body rod protein FlgC, with product MKIAPLFASIDISASGMSAQRRKLNAIASNIANVETTRTENGQPYQRKIVVTKEAKESLPFSDVLAVRDDRLVTTNPLHINTVLDPVNNTDPASGVASEQTVQKKNPYRLVYDPDHPDADASGYVRYPNINIVVEMVDMITASRAYEANAMAIESAKTMAKKALEI from the coding sequence ATGAAAATTGCTCCCTTGTTTGCTTCCATTGACATCAGTGCGTCCGGGATGTCGGCACAGCGGCGAAAATTGAATGCGATCGCCAGCAATATCGCCAATGTTGAAACCACTCGCACCGAGAATGGGCAGCCCTATCAGCGAAAAATTGTGGTTACGAAAGAGGCGAAAGAATCGCTTCCCTTTAGTGACGTGCTTGCGGTGCGGGACGACCGGCTTGTGACCACGAATCCGTTGCACATCAACACTGTCTTAGATCCGGTTAATAACACAGATCCCGCCTCGGGCGTGGCCTCAGAACAAACCGTTCAAAAAAAGAATCCGTATCGTTTGGTGTATGATCCAGACCATCCGGATGCCGATGCCAGTGGTTATGTGCGCTATCCCAATATCAATATTGTTGTGGAAATGGTGGACATGATCACGGCTTCCCGGGCATACGAAGCCAACGCCATGGCAATCGAATCTGCAAAAACCATGGCCAAAAAGGCACTTGAAATTTAG